From a region of the Phaseolus vulgaris cultivar G19833 chromosome 6, P. vulgaris v2.0, whole genome shotgun sequence genome:
- the LOC137833294 gene encoding heavy metal-associated isoprenylated plant protein 21-like, translating to MALRKSVEINRKQSRVTVNGCVDPNKVLNRVKRTGKKRAEFWPYVPQHVVTYRHASGVYDKRAPSGYVRNMQSFTPSAETEEKFMSLFSEDNGSCYRRYLAAFSLHLVHGSVMEKGQ from the exons ATGG CATTACGTAAATCTGTGGAGATAAACCGAAAGCAAAGCAGGGTGACAGTGAATGGTTGTGTTGATCCAAACAAGGTGTTGAATAGGGTAAAGAGAACTGGGAAGAAAAGAGCTGAGTTTTGGCCCTATGTTCCACAACATGTGGTGACATATCGTCATGCCTCTGGGGTGTATGACAAAAGGGCACCCTCTGGCTATGTTCGAAACATGCAATCATTTACACCTTCTGCTGAGACAGAAGAGAAATTCATGTCCCTTTTTAGTGAAGACAAC GGCTCTTGTTACCGTAGATATCTAGCTGCTTTTTCTTTACACTTGGTGCATGGAAGTGTGATGGAGAAGGgtcaatga